The genomic interval GAGCGGGACCGGGTCACGGTCAAGGAGATCGCCGTCGCGAACCTCCTGTCCGAGCTGCTGCCCGTCCTGGACGACGTCGGCCGGGCCCGGGAGCACGGCGAGCTCGTGGGCGGGTTCAAGTCGGTGGCCGAATCGCTGGAGACGGTCGTCGCGAAGCTGGGCCTCCAGCAGTTCGGCAAGGAGGGCGAGCCCTTCGACCCGACGGTCCACGAGGCCCTGATGCACAGCTACGCGCCGGACGTCACGGAGACGACCTGCGTGGCGATCCTGCAGCCCGGTTACCGGATCGGCGAGCGCACCATCCGCCCCGCGCGGGTCGCGGTCGCCGAACCCCAGCCGGGGGCGGCTCCCGCGGCCGCGAAGGAAGAGAAGGCAGACGACGAGGAGAGCGGTGGCGGCGAGGAGGTCTGACATTCCGTCCGATCACCTGGCAACACACCGCCTGGCCACCAGGGCCTCCCGCCCGGCCGGTGCCAGGGCCTGCGGGCCCGGCGCCGCCCGGACGGGGGGCTCCCGGCCGGTCGTCCGGAAGGAGGGACGTCGATGAGTACGAAGGACTTCGTCGAGAAGGACTACTACAAGGTTCTCGGCGTCCCCAAGGACGCCACCGACGCCGAGATCAAGAAGGCGTACCGGAAGCTCGCCCGCGAGTTCCACCCGGACGCCAACAAGGGCGACGACAAGGCGGAGGAGCGCTTCAAGGAGATCTCCGAGGCGAATGACGTCCTCGGCGACGCCAAGAGGCGCAAGGAGTACGACGAGGCGCGCGCCCTCTTCGGCAACGGCGGCTTCCGGGCCGGGCCGGGCGGCGCCCAGGGCAACTTCAACTTCGACCTGGGGGACCTCTTCGGAGGCGCCCCGGGCGGGGGCCAGGGCGGCGGCGCCGGCGGTTTCGGCGGCGGCGGCCTCGGCGACGTGTTCGGCGGCCTCTTCAACCGCGGCGGCGGCGCCGGTACGAGGGTGCAGCCGCGGCGCGGCCAGGACATCGAGTCCGAGGTGACGCTC from Streptomyces drozdowiczii carries:
- the grpE gene encoding nucleotide exchange factor GrpE, which gives rise to MTEETPGFEEKPDVPSGATSDDAEPKAATPSEEEAAAPAGDANETTALTAQLDQVRTALNERTGDLQRLQAEYQNYRRRVERDRVTVKEIAVANLLSELLPVLDDVGRAREHGELVGGFKSVAESLETVVAKLGLQQFGKEGEPFDPTVHEALMHSYAPDVTETTCVAILQPGYRIGERTIRPARVAVAEPQPGAAPAAAKEEKADDEESGGGEEV